The nucleotide sequence CGCGAGCGTGCAGGAAATGCAGTTATTGAACGATCGCGGTTGCACCATTGTCGATACCACCTGCCCCTGGGTCTCAAAGGTGTGGAATACGGTGGAGAAGCACAAGAAAAAAGACCACACTTCCATCATCCACGGCAAATACAAACATGAGGAAACTGTTGCCACCAGCTCCTTTGCGAAGACGTACCTGGTTGTTTTGAATCTGGATGAGGCCCAGTACGTCGCGGACTATATTTTGCACGGCGGCAATCGCGATGAATTTCTCGCCAAATTCCAAAACGCATATTCTGAGGGGTTTGATCCCGATACGGATCTGGACCGCATTGGCGTAGCCAATCAAACCACCATGCTGAAGGGAGAAACGGAAGCAATCGGCAAGCTGTTCGAGAAAACCATGCTGCAAAAGTATGGCCCCCTCGAACTCAACGATCATTTCCTCGCATTTAACACCATCTGCGATGCTACTCAAGAGCGGCAAGATGCGATGTTTGAGCTGGTGGATGAAACCGTTGACCTGATGCTCGTGATTGGCGGCTACAACTCATCCAACACGACGCATTTGCAAGAGATTGCGATCGAGCGCAACATTCCCTCGTATCACATTGACGGCCCAGAACGGATTGGGGCCGATAATCGCATCGAGCATAAGTTGCTCCACGGTGACCTGACTGTGACAGAAAATTGGTTGCCCGAAGGCCCGATCGCCGTCGGGGTCACGTCCGGTGCTTCGACTCCGGATCGCGCTGTGGAAGCCGCGATCGAGCGGATCTTTCAGCTCAAAGGCAGTGTGCCGCTCGTGGCGGCTGAATAAATCAGTCTGTATCGCGCTGTTGGCTGAATACATCTGCTGAAAAGGTGTCTTGCACTCAGATGTGTCTGAAATGGCTTGGCTTGCAGATCAAGGCTGCAAGGCTTCGGCGACGTTTTTATCTTCAGGTTCGTTGTTTTCTAACAGCGACTCCAACAATGGCTCGATTTCTTCTTTGAGATAACCGGCGCGGATAAATTGCGCGTAGGTATCGGCCTCGATCGCCACCAGGCTCTCATTTAAGCGATCGATCAAAATCTTCGATAATTCTGGATGCTCGCTCTGCATCTCCTGCATCTCTTCTTGGATCTCTTCCAGCTGACCTTCGACCAACGCCATTTGATAGTCACAATATTCCGCATCAACGGAATTGCTCTGTTTCACATCTTTGAGTTCATCCATCACTCGGTTGAGAGCGACCCGTCGAGCAATTTTCTGA is from Leptolyngbya iicbica LK and encodes:
- a CDS encoding 4-hydroxy-3-methylbut-2-enyl diphosphate reductase yields the protein MDTKAFKRSLNQSDKYFRKSLGHGEHVADQMKTEYQSSLIQRIRDNNHVLTEGDVTIHLAKSFGFCWGVERAVAMAYETRQHFPTERIWITNEIIHNPGVNQRLKDMNVHFIEMVDGQKDFSVVGDGDVVILPAFGASVQEMQLLNDRGCTIVDTTCPWVSKVWNTVEKHKKKDHTSIIHGKYKHEETVATSSFAKTYLVVLNLDEAQYVADYILHGGNRDEFLAKFQNAYSEGFDPDTDLDRIGVANQTTMLKGETEAIGKLFEKTMLQKYGPLELNDHFLAFNTICDATQERQDAMFELVDETVDLMLVIGGYNSSNTTHLQEIAIERNIPSYHIDGPERIGADNRIEHKLLHGDLTVTENWLPEGPIAVGVTSGASTPDRAVEAAIERIFQLKGSVPLVAAE